The Pseudodesulfovibrio sediminis genome includes the window AGTACCTCCGGGTATGCCCCCAATGTCTAGAAGAGCAACTCTCAGAGCATGGAGAGCTCTACTGGCTACGTCAATGGCAGGTTCCGGGTTGCAGCCATTGTCTCAAGCACGGCGACCTGTGCGATACACAGTACAGACTGCATAATTACCACAGACATGCCTATGTGGCCCTAACCCCAACCATGATGTGCTTACCATCCAACTCGAACAGTCCTCCCAATGGGAAACGAATAGAGAGGCGAGTGAAAGAACTTCTTAATCTGCCGCCTGCACGATCGCCCAGCCTTGAGCAATGGAGCCTCTTTTACAAACAAACTGCTCATGCAGCCGACATCACCAGAAAAAGCAAAGTCATCTACGATCTCCTCAAGCACAAAGTCCTCTCTTCCTGGACATCCCAACACCTTGCCCAATTAGGTATTCCCATCACCGACAACAAGTCCAACTGGTTACGCCTTTTCATGCGAAAACACAGGAAGTCACACAGCTTCCTGCAACACATCGTAATCTTGGAAACACTGCTGGGAGCGGAGTGGAATTTTAAAGATGTGATTTCTCAAGCTCGAAAGCAAATCGCCCAAAACCTTCCGGTGGCCTATTTCCCATCGAAGAACATTTCGCAATCTGTTTTGCATGCCAAACGAAAGGCATGGCTTGAGATGGTTAAAGGACAAGGAACCAGGAAATCCCGAAAAACAGGAGGCGATTCAGTCTACACCTGGCTTTACAGAAATGATCGAAACTGGCTAAATGCCATCAACAATAAATATAGAAGAACAACACGTTCGGAGAACCGACGAGTCGATTGGAATGAGCGTGACAGGTTAATTCTTGAGCGCCTCAAGGCGATAAAGCGTGAGCATGCCAATATACTGGAAGGTCCGCGTCGGAGCTCAAGTTGGTACCTGGCTCAATCCGGGTGCCGACATCTTTCTCGCAAGCTCGGGAAAATGCCGCTCTCGGCTGCTTTTTTGAAAGGCAACAGCGAAGATGTTGCCAGTTGCCAAATAAGGAGAGTCATTCGAGCCATGGTAAACTATGACTCACATTTAGGAGAAATTCCCTATTGGGAATTGCTACGGTTATCCGGCCTGAGCGAACAAAGGATGTATGAGCGGACCAGACAATTCCTGCACTACCTCGGATGGGCGAAATGAATGATTATCGATTCAAAAAATTTGATGACGATGTGAAAATTCTGGGGATTGGCTCATTGTTCAGACGGCATTCCGGAAACAAATGGAACGTCAATCTTCAACTCACTCCTAGGCAAGACAACAGCTACCTGAGCCTCTCCAATGCCCCTATTCTCGCGAGAAGGCGCATAATTAATCCAACCACAGAATTCTCGAAGCCAGGGTACAACCAACGAATAAAGATCACAGATACGCGAAAGTGGCTCGTCAAAAGAATTGGAGAATGTCCAATCACAGGATTTCAGAAGAAGTTGGATGCTGGCCAGTTCTGTTTTGTTTTTGAAAACTATGACGGCAGGACAATATTCCTCCCGCAATTTGAGTTGGCTCGAACTCTGTTTTTTCACGGCAAGTATCTCTCCAAGACGGCAATCGAATCGGATTGTTTGAGAAGCGAGTTCGACGTTTTCGTGGACCATACGCAAAATTGTGCGACCATTCGAGTCATGCCTTCTGCCGGTTATGCCGTATCTCATTTGAATGAGCCAAAATCGCAAAACTACCTGTCTTGGGTCCTGTTGGATGCTGATGCCCGTAAATCCTATGAAAGCATATGCAAATTCCAACGATTATACGGGAAGAATGCGCCAAGCTATCGAAGATGGACCTTCCAGTTCGAACCGCCACCCCTGGAAAATGTCTTCCTACAAGCCCATGGAGTGTTTGATAAAGAAGTGAACTGTTTTTTCGCTTGGGAGATTGACGCCATCAGAGGCGTCCCCAATGCGATGCCGGAAGAAATATATATTGAGCATCCAAAATTTGAGCACTCCATTCCAGGAAGCGGACAAGTAGTCCATCCTGCCTGCAATGGCGAGACGTCTGCGCTAGTTATCCATGATGACATTGCCGCCAACGCCAATACCACTCCAATCCAAATGGAGGCCGACAGCGTAGCCGTCGTGTTCAAGAAGGCCTTCCACGTAAAGAGGGTAGCCTCCAAGGACAGAAAGAGGCCAACTTCAACTCAGGGAGACGAGAGTGGTAACAAAGTGATTTCGGTCAGCACGGAAGAAGGAATTGCCGATCACGGCCTGCCTTCGGCAGACTGGAACACCTTAAACGACGAAACAGATTACAGCCGGTTCTTCGAAAACAAATTTGAGTGCTTCCTGGACATGGTGCGAGTTCTTATCAGAACGTATGGATGCGTCTTTGTCGAAAAAAGGATTGTCCCGCTCCCCAAAGTGGGGAGGTGCAAGAAACACCTGCTGTCAACAACCGGTGAAGCGAGAAGCATAGCAGAGGTTAGCCTGAGAGTTGGAGGCAGGATTGTGCACCTGCTCGAAGTAGACACTTCAGATGCCGACAAAGCCATTTCCACTCAGGTTCTCGTAGTGAGGGATTTGAGAAGGTGGAAAGCAGACTTTGAGGTCTTGAAGCGAGAACTCATTCAAGATTCCCTCAACTGGCCAAAGAAGTATCTCTGTGACCTGTGTGGAAAGGAACGCCATTGTGGCGTCAATCATCCCCAGGCCCCCAAAGGAAGTAGAGGTGTCCTCGACCCTGAATCTATCGCTGGCTGGGCTGCTAGGGTTTATGGGTGGATGCAATCTCTGTAGAACACAGAGATTGTTTCTTCATAAAATATTTATATGTTGTGACAACAAAATCATATTTGTCTTCACTAAAAGTCGCATGATCTAAATGGACAGACATACTCTTGAACAACGTAGCCGTAATATGGCCAACGTAAAAAACAAGGACACAAATCTTGAAAAAACGGTGCGCTCTTTACTGCATGCAGCAGGCTACCGTTTCCGACTCCACAGAAAGGACCTGCCAGGTTCACCAGACATAGTATTGCC containing:
- a CDS encoding Tn7-like element transposition protein TnsE, which encodes MNDYRFKKFDDDVKILGIGSLFRRHSGNKWNVNLQLTPRQDNSYLSLSNAPILARRRIINPTTEFSKPGYNQRIKITDTRKWLVKRIGECPITGFQKKLDAGQFCFVFENYDGRTIFLPQFELARTLFFHGKYLSKTAIESDCLRSEFDVFVDHTQNCATIRVMPSAGYAVSHLNEPKSQNYLSWVLLDADARKSYESICKFQRLYGKNAPSYRRWTFQFEPPPLENVFLQAHGVFDKEVNCFFAWEIDAIRGVPNAMPEEIYIEHPKFEHSIPGSGQVVHPACNGETSALVIHDDIAANANTTPIQMEADSVAVVFKKAFHVKRVASKDRKRPTSTQGDESGNKVISVSTEEGIADHGLPSADWNTLNDETDYSRFFENKFECFLDMVRVLIRTYGCVFVEKRIVPLPKVGRCKKHLLSTTGEARSIAEVSLRVGGRIVHLLEVDTSDADKAISTQVLVVRDLRRWKADFEVLKRELIQDSLNWPKKYLCDLCGKERHCGVNHPQAPKGSRGVLDPESIAGWAARVYGWMQSL
- a CDS encoding very short patch repair endonuclease, which gives rise to MANVKNKDTNLEKTVRSLLHAAGYRFRLHRKDLPGSPDIVLPKYNTVIFVHGCYWHRHQGCRYASKQTVLAGKV
- a CDS encoding TnsD family Tn7-like transposition protein; translation: MLNFPVPYPDELLYSVVARAGVHFGITSPKQLLDTIFGDRKVVATVDLPSHIDAISKQYPDSLGFTANTLIYKHTFFPLYAPFIPEERRLATLDWMTYRAKGAVHVGLGITTSRIRQPEYLRVCPQCLEEQLSEHGELYWLRQWQVPGCSHCLKHGDLCDTQYRLHNYHRHAYVALTPTMMCLPSNSNSPPNGKRIERRVKELLNLPPARSPSLEQWSLFYKQTAHAADITRKSKVIYDLLKHKVLSSWTSQHLAQLGIPITDNKSNWLRLFMRKHRKSHSFLQHIVILETLLGAEWNFKDVISQARKQIAQNLPVAYFPSKNISQSVLHAKRKAWLEMVKGQGTRKSRKTGGDSVYTWLYRNDRNWLNAINNKYRRTTRSENRRVDWNERDRLILERLKAIKREHANILEGPRRSSSWYLAQSGCRHLSRKLGKMPLSAAFLKGNSEDVASCQIRRVIRAMVNYDSHLGEIPYWELLRLSGLSEQRMYERTRQFLHYLGWAK